From the Congzhengia minquanensis genome, the window GCTCCAAAAATAAACAAGCGCTGTTTTTATGCGCTTTTAAATATGCTTCATAGCGGCGAAAGGCTTTATGCCAGCCGCTGTCCTCTACAAACCTGCCGTCCGACCGCAGGTTCATCATCATGGGCCGTGCGCAAACCGGGCACTTAGGAATCAGCTCCGGTGGAATTTTAAAATCCTTCTGCTCCGCCGCCATGCGCAAAATGATTGGTTCGTTGTCATACGTTTCCTGGCAACAGGGCACGGAGCACTGAAACAGGCCATAATCCCCCTGGGTGTAGAACAGGCGCCGCTTTGAAAAGCCTGACAATTGAAACTGGTGGTCCACATTGGTGGTCAGCACAAAATAGTCCTTATCCTGAACTGCTTCCAAAAGGTCCTGATATACCTTTAATTGCGGCACGTCATAGCGGTTTACTAAAATAAACCGGCTCATATATGCCCAATATTCCTCCGGCGTTTCAAACGGATAAAAGCTGCCCGAATACATGTCGCTAAACCCATACCGCGTTTTGTACCCGCGAAACTCCTTTAAAAACCGCTCGCCCGAATAGGTCAGCCCGGCTGAGGCCGAAAGCCCAGCTCCTGCGCCAATTAACACTGCATCGGCAGTTTTTAGCAGTTCCTTTAGTTTTTCAATCTGCTCCTTTGGCGAGCAGGTTTTTGTATAAGTCAAAGTCCGATTCTTTAAATACATTAAATATCACCTTTAATTCTTGTTTGCCTTTTATTAAATATTCCCGCACGGTGCGCACCGCAATGTGCGCCGCCTCCTCCGGCGGAAACCGGAACTCCCCTGTCGAAATGCAGCAAAAGGACACAGATTGAAGCCCCAACTCTTCAGAAAGCGTTAAGCAGGAGCGGTAGCACGAGGCAAGCAGCTCCCGGTCTGTGCGGCTTACCTCGCCCAAAACCATTGGCCCCACCGTGTGCAGCACATAGCGGCAGGGCAGGTTATATGCTTTTGTTCGTTTTGCCTGCCCCACAGGCTCGCTGTGGCCTTGCTGCTTCATTAAGCTGTCGCATTCCATTCGAAGCTGAAGTCCCGCCGCCGAATGAATGGCATTGTCAATGCAGCCGTGACAGGGATGAAAACAGCCCAGAAGCGCACTGTTGGCCGCGTTCACAATGGCGTCTGCCGCAAGTCGGGTAATGTCTCCTTTCCACAGCAAAATGTTTTCACCAAAACTCATAGTAATGTCTGAAACATAAACCACGCCTTTTTCTTCCCGCTCAGCTTTTAGAAGTTCGTCCTGCAAATTCACAAACGAACCGTCAAGCGGCATAGGCGGGCGCAGGTTCATCAAAGAACGCAAAAGCCTTCTTTGAGAAACTGCATTGCCGGAAAAGTCTGCCGCAAACGCCTGGTATTGCGGCATTTCGTTTAAAAGCATGGCATTTAATTTTAAAACCAATTCAGTTTTTTCCATGTTTTAGCCTCCGCCGTTAACTGCCGGCCCGCGTGAGCAAGGCCTTAACATACTCATTTGCCGGCTCATTTTTAATTGTTTGAGGAGGAGCAAACTGCTGCATTATAATATTAATATAACATCATTTTTGAACGTTACATAAAAAAAGGGGATGCATTTTCATGCTGACAAAAGAAGAGCTTCCGGCTTGTCCGGTGGCCACAACTGTGCAAATCATCGGGAACAAGTGGAAGCTGCTCATATTAAGAAACCTGCTTGAGCGCCCGTGGCGTTTTAACGAACTT encodes:
- a CDS encoding SIR2 family NAD-dependent protein deacylase, whose amino-acid sequence is MTYTKTCSPKEQIEKLKELLKTADAVLIGAGAGLSASAGLTYSGERFLKEFRGYKTRYGFSDMYSGSFYPFETPEEYWAYMSRFILVNRYDVPQLKVYQDLLEAVQDKDYFVLTTNVDHQFQLSGFSKRRLFYTQGDYGLFQCSVPCCQETYDNEPIILRMAAEQKDFKIPPELIPKCPVCARPMMMNLRSDGRFVEDSGWHKAFRRYEAYLKAHKNSACLFLELGVGNNTPGIIKYPFWQMTAENANTAYACVNLGEAFCPNEIADRALCINGDIGFVLQELKKIL
- a CDS encoding protein-ADP-ribose hydrolase, with the protein product MEKTELVLKLNAMLLNEMPQYQAFAADFSGNAVSQRRLLRSLMNLRPPMPLDGSFVNLQDELLKAEREEKGVVYVSDITMSFGENILLWKGDITRLAADAIVNAANSALLGCFHPCHGCIDNAIHSAAGLQLRMECDSLMKQQGHSEPVGQAKRTKAYNLPCRYVLHTVGPMVLGEVSRTDRELLASCYRSCLTLSEELGLQSVSFCCISTGEFRFPPEEAAHIAVRTVREYLIKGKQELKVIFNVFKESDFDLYKNLLAKGAD